Proteins from one Muntiacus reevesi chromosome X, mMunRee1.1, whole genome shotgun sequence genomic window:
- the LOC136153851 gene encoding X antigen family member 5-like isoform X4 produces the protein MSGQVASTLGPTGQDSSQLDEPVVDQQPSVEQPQQEEPPAEIQDITPGKEGVSGEDPVNHDEEKEKDAPGDSYVETHLQELAVAKTGGQGGDGPDVEEEIVSNTETVEMPEEEYSDFHDLFIIK, from the exons atgagTGGGCAAGTGGCATCAACATTGGGACCTACAGGTCAAGATTCTTCCCAGCTGGATGAACCTGTGGTT GACCAGCAGCCCAGTGTTGAGCAACCTCAACAAGAGGAACCACCAGCTGAGATTCAGGATATCACACCTGGAAAGGAGGGAGTCAGTGGAGAGGATCCAGTGAATCATgatgaagagaaggagaaggatgcCCCTGGAG attcttacgTGGAAACTCATCTGCAGGAATTGGCTGTGGCTAAGACCGGGGGTCAAGGTGGAGATGGTCCTGATGTCGAGGAGGAGATTGTGTCAAATACAGAGACTGTTGAAATGCCAGAGGAG GAATACTCTGattttcatgatttatttatcATCAAATAG